The proteins below come from a single Mangifera indica cultivar Alphonso chromosome 16, CATAS_Mindica_2.1, whole genome shotgun sequence genomic window:
- the LOC123199420 gene encoding protein SCAI homolog isoform X2, which produces MYTTMYEALRNYVSHPGNLYTPSPASSLFLTSQENGTKRRSHTLLAQHNVEPRSPCLPSMSQNDAVVSQTFRALVESADRKFARVRDLPLYGYRSHNHCHHFHKVFEAYMRLWKYQQENRVKLVEFGLKRWEIGEIASRIGQLYFNQYMRTSEARFIVEAYVFYEAILIRRYFEGVSVKELGVRFKELRFYARFLLVSLILNRTEMVNILIDRFRELVEDCKANFRETNFKEWQPVVNEILRFTKVNAAFTNMRPLRYCPTFDSHSASHQYVARFHAKKVVKFKDAILTSYHRNEVKFAELTLDTYRMLQCLEWEPSGSFFQKHSVVPTDHSGASINHSGASGAIGINFSVDMTDPNFPPNPRKAVLYRPSVTHLVAVIATICEELPPESIVLIYLSASGKAGHSNAEQMENSEGSRKSSNNKVVSQVLQKQNSSMPEYHINGKKESSDFYENHLWLGTRGNGGQNNLYPGDIIPFTRIPLFLIIDSDNSHAFKAERGETAALFLSPLRPAFKNSSIVDTAHNGSQFTYFLTAPLAAFCQMVGLSASDTDADAYNSAENILCSSFSEWEIILCKSTNLDLVWAQVLSDPFLRRLILRFIFCQCVLSVFCPPEDSDEYLPVCLPHLPNSVSPESEIVQSCVHRLANHLGVADCFHFSNTWLRP; this is translated from the exons ATGTATACGACCATGTACGAGGCACTACGTAACTACGTCTCACATCCAGGTAATCTCTACACACCAAGTCCagcttcttctctctttctcacttCCCAAGAAAATGGCACGAAACGGAGGAGCCATACACTACTAGCACAACACAACGTAGAGCCAAGGTCACCGTGTCTTCCTTCCATGTCCCAAAACGATGCCGTTGTCTCACAAACCTTTCGGGCTCTGGTCGAGAGCGCCGACCGCAAATTTGCCAGAGTCCGTGACCTCCCATTGTACGGATACCGATCACACAACCACTGTCACCACTTTCACAAGGTCTTCGAAGCTTACATGCGCTTATGGAAGTACCAGCAGGAGAACCGAGTGAAGCTGGTTGAGTTTGGTCTCAAACGCTGGGAAATCGGCGAGATCGCTAGCCGGATCGGTCAACTCTACTTCAACCAATACATGAGGACCAGCGAGGCCAGGTTCATTGTTGAAGCTTACGTCTTTTATGAAGCGATTTTGATTAGGAGGTATTTTGAAGGAGTTAGCGTTAAGGAATTGGGAGTTAGGTTTAAGGAATTGAGATTTTATGCGAGGTTTTTGcttgtttctttgattttaaacCGGACTGAGATGGTTAACATTCTTATCGACCGGTTTAGAGAATTGGTTGAAGATTGCAAGGCTAATTTTCGG GAAACAAACTTCAAAGAGTGGCAGCCAGTGGTTAATGAAATTCTTCGCTTTACCAAAGTTAATGCTGCCTTTACAAATATGAGGCCGTTGCGATATTGCCCTACGTTTGATTCTCATTCAGCTTCTCATCAATATGTAGCTCGTTTTCATGCAAAGAAGGTTGTAAAATTCAAAGATGCAATCCTGACAAGCTATCACCGGAATGAG gtTAAATTTGCTGAACTCACTTTGGACACTTACAGAATGTTACAGTGTTTGGAATGGGAGCCTAGTGGATCTTTCTTCCAAAAGCACTCAGTTGTACCCACCGATCATTCTGGTGCTTCAATCAATCATTCTGGAGCTTCTGGGGCGATAGGCATAAATTTTTCAGTGGATATGACTGATCCAAATTTCCCTCCTAATCCTAGGAAAGCTGTTCTTTATCGTCCATCTGTGACACATTTGGTAGCG GTAATTGCAACGATATGTGAGGAGCTCCCACCAGAGAGCATTGTTTTAATATATCTGTCAGCCTCAG GAAAAGCTGGTCACAGTAATGCTGAGCAAATGGAAAATTCTGAAGGATCAAGGAAATCTTCAAATAACAAAGTGGTGTCTCAGGTCTTGCAAAAACAGAATAGTTCTATGCCTGAATATCATATTAATGGGAAGAAAGAGTCAAGTGACttttatgaaaatcatttgTGGTTGGGAACTAGAGGGAATGGTG gccaaaataACCTCTACCCTGGTGATATAATTCCTTTTACCCGGATACCTTTATTCTTGATCATCGATAGTGACAATAGCCATGCATTCAAGGCAG AAAGGGGAGAGACCGCTGCCTTGTTTCTTTCTCCTTTGAGACCGGCATTCAAGAATTCATCTATTGTTGATACAGCACATAATGGAAGccaatttacttattttttgaCGGCTCCTTTAGCAGCATTCTGTCAAATGGTTGGCCTTTCTGCTTCTGATACTGATGCA GATGCTTACAACAGTGCTGAGAACATACTCTGCAGTTCATTCTCTGAGTGGGAGATCATTCTCTGCAAGTCAACTAACTTGGATCTTGTCTGGGCACAAGTTCTATCCGATCCTTTTCTACGACGGCTTATTCTTAG ATTTATATTCTGCCAATGTGTGCTTTCTGTCTTCTGCCCTCCAGAAGATAGTGACGAGTACCTACCTGTTTGCTTACCTCATCTTCCCAATTCCGTCTCTCCAGAATCCGAAATTGTGCAGTCTTGTGTCCACCGGCTTGCAAATCACCTGGGTGTTGCTGACTGTTTCCACTTTAGCAACACATGGTTACGACCATGA
- the LOC123199420 gene encoding protein SCAI-like isoform X3, translating to MYTTMYEALRNYVSHPGNLYTPSPASSLFLTSQENGTKRRSHTLLAQHNVEPRSPCLPSMSQNDAVVSQTFRALVESADRKFARVRDLPLYGYRSHNHCHHFHKVFEAYMRLWKYQQENRVKLVEFGLKRWEIGEIASRIGQLYFNQYMRTSEARFIVEAYVFYEAILIRRYFEGVSVKELGVRFKELRFYARFLLVSLILNRTEMVNILIDRFRELVEDCKANFRETNFKEWQPVVNEILRFTKVNAAFTNMRPLRYCPTFDSHSASHQYVARFHAKKVVKFKDAILTSYHRNEVKFAELTLDTYRMLQCLEWEPSGSFFQKHSVVPTDHSGASINHSGASGAIGINFSVDMTDPNFPPNPRKAVLYRPSVTHLVAVIATICEELPPESIVLIYLSASGKAGHSNAEQMENSEGSRKSSNNKVVSQVLQKQNSSMPEYHINGKKESSDFYENHLWLGTRGNGGQNNLYPGDIIPFTRIPLFLIIDSDNSHAFKAGVLNVVASAPS from the exons ATGTATACGACCATGTACGAGGCACTACGTAACTACGTCTCACATCCAGGTAATCTCTACACACCAAGTCCagcttcttctctctttctcacttCCCAAGAAAATGGCACGAAACGGAGGAGCCATACACTACTAGCACAACACAACGTAGAGCCAAGGTCACCGTGTCTTCCTTCCATGTCCCAAAACGATGCCGTTGTCTCACAAACCTTTCGGGCTCTGGTCGAGAGCGCCGACCGCAAATTTGCCAGAGTCCGTGACCTCCCATTGTACGGATACCGATCACACAACCACTGTCACCACTTTCACAAGGTCTTCGAAGCTTACATGCGCTTATGGAAGTACCAGCAGGAGAACCGAGTGAAGCTGGTTGAGTTTGGTCTCAAACGCTGGGAAATCGGCGAGATCGCTAGCCGGATCGGTCAACTCTACTTCAACCAATACATGAGGACCAGCGAGGCCAGGTTCATTGTTGAAGCTTACGTCTTTTATGAAGCGATTTTGATTAGGAGGTATTTTGAAGGAGTTAGCGTTAAGGAATTGGGAGTTAGGTTTAAGGAATTGAGATTTTATGCGAGGTTTTTGcttgtttctttgattttaaacCGGACTGAGATGGTTAACATTCTTATCGACCGGTTTAGAGAATTGGTTGAAGATTGCAAGGCTAATTTTCGG GAAACAAACTTCAAAGAGTGGCAGCCAGTGGTTAATGAAATTCTTCGCTTTACCAAAGTTAATGCTGCCTTTACAAATATGAGGCCGTTGCGATATTGCCCTACGTTTGATTCTCATTCAGCTTCTCATCAATATGTAGCTCGTTTTCATGCAAAGAAGGTTGTAAAATTCAAAGATGCAATCCTGACAAGCTATCACCGGAATGAG gtTAAATTTGCTGAACTCACTTTGGACACTTACAGAATGTTACAGTGTTTGGAATGGGAGCCTAGTGGATCTTTCTTCCAAAAGCACTCAGTTGTACCCACCGATCATTCTGGTGCTTCAATCAATCATTCTGGAGCTTCTGGGGCGATAGGCATAAATTTTTCAGTGGATATGACTGATCCAAATTTCCCTCCTAATCCTAGGAAAGCTGTTCTTTATCGTCCATCTGTGACACATTTGGTAGCG GTAATTGCAACGATATGTGAGGAGCTCCCACCAGAGAGCATTGTTTTAATATATCTGTCAGCCTCAG GAAAAGCTGGTCACAGTAATGCTGAGCAAATGGAAAATTCTGAAGGATCAAGGAAATCTTCAAATAACAAAGTGGTGTCTCAGGTCTTGCAAAAACAGAATAGTTCTATGCCTGAATATCATATTAATGGGAAGAAAGAGTCAAGTGACttttatgaaaatcatttgTGGTTGGGAACTAGAGGGAATGGTG gccaaaataACCTCTACCCTGGTGATATAATTCCTTTTACCCGGATACCTTTATTCTTGATCATCGATAGTGACAATAGCCATGCATTCAAGGCAG GTGTTTTGAATGTTGTTGCCAGTGCCCCCTCTTGA
- the LOC123199420 gene encoding protein SCAI homolog isoform X1: protein MYTTMYEALRNYVSHPGNLYTPSPASSLFLTSQENGTKRRSHTLLAQHNVEPRSPCLPSMSQNDAVVSQTFRALVESADRKFARVRDLPLYGYRSHNHCHHFHKVFEAYMRLWKYQQENRVKLVEFGLKRWEIGEIASRIGQLYFNQYMRTSEARFIVEAYVFYEAILIRRYFEGVSVKELGVRFKELRFYARFLLVSLILNRTEMVNILIDRFRELVEDCKANFRETNFKEWQPVVNEILRFTKVNAAFTNMRPLRYCPTFDSHSASHQYVARFHAKKVVKFKDAILTSYHRNEVKFAELTLDTYRMLQCLEWEPSGSFFQKHSVVPTDHSGASINHSGASGAIGINFSVDMTDPNFPPNPRKAVLYRPSVTHLVAVIATICEELPPESIVLIYLSASGKAGHSNAEQMENSEGSRKSSNNKVVSQVLQKQNSSMPEYHINGKKESSDFYENHLWLGTRGNGGQNNLYPGDIIPFTRIPLFLIIDSDNSHAFKILHGSERGETAALFLSPLRPAFKNSSIVDTAHNGSQFTYFLTAPLAAFCQMVGLSASDTDADAYNSAENILCSSFSEWEIILCKSTNLDLVWAQVLSDPFLRRLILRFIFCQCVLSVFCPPEDSDEYLPVCLPHLPNSVSPESEIVQSCVHRLANHLGVADCFHFSNTWLRP from the exons ATGTATACGACCATGTACGAGGCACTACGTAACTACGTCTCACATCCAGGTAATCTCTACACACCAAGTCCagcttcttctctctttctcacttCCCAAGAAAATGGCACGAAACGGAGGAGCCATACACTACTAGCACAACACAACGTAGAGCCAAGGTCACCGTGTCTTCCTTCCATGTCCCAAAACGATGCCGTTGTCTCACAAACCTTTCGGGCTCTGGTCGAGAGCGCCGACCGCAAATTTGCCAGAGTCCGTGACCTCCCATTGTACGGATACCGATCACACAACCACTGTCACCACTTTCACAAGGTCTTCGAAGCTTACATGCGCTTATGGAAGTACCAGCAGGAGAACCGAGTGAAGCTGGTTGAGTTTGGTCTCAAACGCTGGGAAATCGGCGAGATCGCTAGCCGGATCGGTCAACTCTACTTCAACCAATACATGAGGACCAGCGAGGCCAGGTTCATTGTTGAAGCTTACGTCTTTTATGAAGCGATTTTGATTAGGAGGTATTTTGAAGGAGTTAGCGTTAAGGAATTGGGAGTTAGGTTTAAGGAATTGAGATTTTATGCGAGGTTTTTGcttgtttctttgattttaaacCGGACTGAGATGGTTAACATTCTTATCGACCGGTTTAGAGAATTGGTTGAAGATTGCAAGGCTAATTTTCGG GAAACAAACTTCAAAGAGTGGCAGCCAGTGGTTAATGAAATTCTTCGCTTTACCAAAGTTAATGCTGCCTTTACAAATATGAGGCCGTTGCGATATTGCCCTACGTTTGATTCTCATTCAGCTTCTCATCAATATGTAGCTCGTTTTCATGCAAAGAAGGTTGTAAAATTCAAAGATGCAATCCTGACAAGCTATCACCGGAATGAG gtTAAATTTGCTGAACTCACTTTGGACACTTACAGAATGTTACAGTGTTTGGAATGGGAGCCTAGTGGATCTTTCTTCCAAAAGCACTCAGTTGTACCCACCGATCATTCTGGTGCTTCAATCAATCATTCTGGAGCTTCTGGGGCGATAGGCATAAATTTTTCAGTGGATATGACTGATCCAAATTTCCCTCCTAATCCTAGGAAAGCTGTTCTTTATCGTCCATCTGTGACACATTTGGTAGCG GTAATTGCAACGATATGTGAGGAGCTCCCACCAGAGAGCATTGTTTTAATATATCTGTCAGCCTCAG GAAAAGCTGGTCACAGTAATGCTGAGCAAATGGAAAATTCTGAAGGATCAAGGAAATCTTCAAATAACAAAGTGGTGTCTCAGGTCTTGCAAAAACAGAATAGTTCTATGCCTGAATATCATATTAATGGGAAGAAAGAGTCAAGTGACttttatgaaaatcatttgTGGTTGGGAACTAGAGGGAATGGTG gccaaaataACCTCTACCCTGGTGATATAATTCCTTTTACCCGGATACCTTTATTCTTGATCATCGATAGTGACAATAGCCATGCATTCAAG ATATTGCATGGTTCAGAAAGGGGAGAGACCGCTGCCTTGTTTCTTTCTCCTTTGAGACCGGCATTCAAGAATTCATCTATTGTTGATACAGCACATAATGGAAGccaatttacttattttttgaCGGCTCCTTTAGCAGCATTCTGTCAAATGGTTGGCCTTTCTGCTTCTGATACTGATGCA GATGCTTACAACAGTGCTGAGAACATACTCTGCAGTTCATTCTCTGAGTGGGAGATCATTCTCTGCAAGTCAACTAACTTGGATCTTGTCTGGGCACAAGTTCTATCCGATCCTTTTCTACGACGGCTTATTCTTAG ATTTATATTCTGCCAATGTGTGCTTTCTGTCTTCTGCCCTCCAGAAGATAGTGACGAGTACCTACCTGTTTGCTTACCTCATCTTCCCAATTCCGTCTCTCCAGAATCCGAAATTGTGCAGTCTTGTGTCCACCGGCTTGCAAATCACCTGGGTGTTGCTGACTGTTTCCACTTTAGCAACACATGGTTACGACCATGA